One Candidatus Nitrososphaera evergladensis SR1 genomic window, GTCATTCTGACGGCTAATCGTTTGCAAAAGCTATGAAAGTGTGGGCAATTTGACACGCCATTCGTACCTGGGATAAGGAACTGTTAAATTATTTGATTACAACGTGCGTATATACACACGTGCGCAATTACTTTGCAAACGCCTTGAGCTTGCCCCTCATCTCGCGGTCCTTTGATATCGCGGGGTGGGCCGGGTCTGCCATTATTACCTCGTACCAGATGTTCATGCCGTCCTTGTGCAGGTAGTACGAGCCCATCACTTCGAGGTTTGGGAACTTTTCTGAAACTCTTCTCTCGGCAACCTTGCGCATGCTGATGCCCTGCTTGATGTGGACGACACCGATGTGCTTTGGCCTTCTGCCTGCTACCGGGCGCTGCTTTCTCATGCCGCCCCTGCCGACGCGCACGCGGACAACTATTATACCTTGCTTTGCCTTATAGCCCAGCCTGCGGGCCCTGTCGAGCCTGCTTGGCCGGTCGATCCTGTTGATCGTTGGCTCTTGCCTCCATGCAATGGCCTTGGACTTTAGTTCATCCGAGTTCTCCTTCCACATTTTTGTCCAAGTCTGGGCCATGTAGCTGCGCATATCGGTTTCCTGTTGCTAACCCCCTTATAGAGATTTGGATAACGGTGTTAATGGAAGGTTCAAAACTTGACGGAATATACTTTGCATTGCAGTTAGGTCTAGTATCTGCTTAATTTGTGATAACGATACTTGGTTAAAGTTAATGTATTGGTGGTTATTTTGATAATCAAAATTGAGGGTATTTAGCTCTCGTCTTCATTTTTGTTTTGCAGTAGAACAATTGATTCGAGAATCTGTAATTGCATGTATTCCAAGTGCTTGGGATGAAAATCATATAACCTATAAAATCATAGAAACACTCAAGGGAAAACTTAACCCCGATTTTGTCATAAACAGTAGGAACAATACTAATGTTTTATGGCATCCGTATAAAGCAAAAGGTAAAGTTGAAACTGATTTTGGTGACATTGCCATTCTTGTCAACATAATATATGATGATGGAAAAACACTTACAGGAATTGGATTTCTTGAAGCAAAAAGGCGAAACGTACATTCAAAGAAATTCATCCAAATAAAAAGAAGACAACTTGGCAGGATACTTAAGAATGCTCACTATTCTCGCCTTCTCCTCTATGACTACAAGGACATCACACAATTTGCTGATACCAGTATCTTCGATAGGATACCCGGAAGTTTGCATCACAGCCCATTTGTACCTGTTACCCGAAGTGCAGTTGTACCCGTCAGTATAGCTCTTCCAAAAAGAATCACAAATATCTCACTTTACGATTTTTCACTACCTTTTTCTTACCAGCTATGTTTCAGATATCCTAACGGATTAGATCTGGAACTAAGTGAAACAAGTATAGGTGTCGTTAAGGGTGCTATAAAAAAAGAATATGACAGTATGGAGATACCCATAGCTCCAAAATATATTGTTGCTTTCTCAGTTAGCAACGGGAACAGATATCCATCTCTGGAATATCTACCAATCAACAGAGATTTGTATGTGTCCGCCTAAAACGTCCCCCTCTCCCTAAGGTGCTTCTTGGATTAAATACGAATTTGCAATCCTTATTTCTTATATTATGATGCGGAATTACAAGTTTAGATTATATCCAACGTTTCAACAGGAATCTAAACTCGTAAATGCCCTGCAAACGTGCAACTGGGTCTACAATCGCCTGATACAACTAAAGCCGTATTCTAGAAACGAGTTGAATTATGCTCTTACAGAGCTGAAAGAAACGGAACCGTGGTTGTACAATTATCATTCAAAGATGCTGCAAATGATATCAACAAGAATTACAGCCGAACATAATAGTCTCAAAGCCCTGCGTAAGAAAGGCTGCAAAGTTGGCAGTTTTGCTTCTATTGAAAGAGCTAGTTACAATTCGTTTACCTATAATCAATCTGGGTTCAAAATAGAAAAGCGTGGAAAAACTGACCTGTTGTGGCTATCTAAAATAGGATGCACGGAAATCCGCCTGCATAGAAAGCTTGCGGACATTAAACAAGTAACAGTTTTCAGGCGCAATGAAAAGTGGTATGCTATCATAACGTGTGATATTGCAAAGTCTACATTTTGTTTTATTGACCCGCGAAAATCTGTTGGAATTGACCTTGGGATAACAAAGTTTGCTCACGATTCGAATAATCGCATTGTCGACAATCCCTTATTTCTTACATCTATGGCAAAGCCATTGCGGAGAGCACAACGCCAGTTGTCTAGACGGGAAAAGGGTGGTCATAATTATCAGAAAGCAAAAAGCCGGGTTGCTCGTTTACACGAAAGAATTAGGAATAAGAGGCAAGATTTCCTTCATAAGGAATCGTACCATTATTCCAAAGAATACGACTTGATATTCGTTGAACGTCTACACACTTGTAATCTGGCTAGAAATCGTCATACTGCAAAGCGTATTCTTGACAGTGGCTGGTCAACTTTTAGACAATTCCTAGCCTACAAGGGAAAGATGGTCATGGAGATAGATCCCTACAATACGACCGTAGACTGCTCTCAATGTGGCAACAAAGTGCAAAAAGACCTTGCAGTTAGGATTCATTGTTGCGACAGGTGCGGGCTTGTCATAGACCGCGATTACAATGCAAGCTTGAACATCTTGCAAAAAGGCTTGCTGCAACTACCGCAGGGATTGCGGGAAGTTACGCCTGTAGAGATCCTGTGTGGGTCTATGAAGCAGGAAATGCTTACCGGCTGTGACGGTAAATATCCACATGTCATTATATGACGCCACGCAGGATCTGTATTATCTTCTCTGCGATAACGGTCGATGCCAGCTCTTGCCCCTCCTTGGTCTGCGCGCCAATGTGCGGGGTGCAAACGAGATTTGGCAATCCCAAGAGAAGCTTGTTCGTCGGCGGTTCTACCTCAAAGACGTCAAGAGCCGCGCCGGCCAGCTTGCCGTTTTTCAGCGCCTCGTACAGGGCGTTTTCGTCGATTATCTCGCCCCTTGACGTGTTGACGAGGTACGCTGTCGGCTTCATCTTTGCCAGCCGCTCTGCGTTGAACATGTGCTTTGTCTCTGGCGTCGAAGGTACGTGGCACGTGATATAGTCGGCGCTTTCAAGAAGAGTGTTGAAGTCGGTTACTATCATGCCGGTCTCGCTTATGAATTCCTTGTTTATTGGATATGGATCGTAGCCAATCAGGTTCATGTGGAGCGCCTTGGCCATCCTGCCGATATGCCGGCCAATGTTTCCGACGCCGACGATGCCGAGGTACTTGCCGGACAACTGCGTCCCCATTAGGTCTTTTTTGATCCAGCTGCCCTTTTTCGTCTCGGCGTCAGCCCTTGGTATGCTCCTTGCAAGCGAAATCATGAGGCCGATTGCAAGCTCGGCAACTGCAACGGATGCTGCTTCGGGCGCGTTTATAACCCTGATCTTTTTCGCCTCTGCAGTCTTGACATCGACGTTGTCAAGCCCGACTCCTACCCTTGCTATTATCTTGGCGCTGGAGGCAGCGTCGATGACTTCCTTTGTGACCTTGGTCCTGCTCCTTACCACAATAACGTCATAATCCTTGACAGTTGCAACCAGTTCATTGGCCTTGATCTCGGGCTTGTAGTCCACTGCGAGCCCGGCGCGCTTCATGCTGTCGATGCCTGCCTGATCGATTGAATCGCAGACAAGCACCCTGCCGCTTACTTGCATATGGCGCATGGAAATCCCGGTGATAATATATTGTTATTGCGATGATGATTCGCAACGCTTATTGTTTCGTGTGCCTGCAAGTCTGGAGGTTGTTATCGGCGTACGTCGTGCGTATAAAAGAGGAGCAGGAGCGTATGCTGTACGCAAGGCAGTCGCTGTACGTGGGCATCAGGCGTGACTGGTCTTTAGGATCAAAAATCCTGCTCATCAAAAAAAATGTGCAGGGCGACTCTGTAATAATTGGCTCTGCAACGCTTGAAAAAATAGTCGAGCTTGACGCATTGAGCAACATTGAAAAAAAGCCGTGCCTTGAAAACAACTGGTACGGCAAGATGGTGTTTGCCATGCTCGCAAGGTTCCTGCCTGCCGTGCCTGTTTCACAAACGCCTCTTGCCGGCAAGCAGCCCGCGCTCTTGCACGGCCTTGCCATAACCGAGGACGAACTGTACGAGATTGAAAGCCTTGCAGGCTCGAAAATAATTACTTGATGTTATATTGCTCTTGCAAAATTTGGAGCTATTAATTTCTCGTAGGTAACAAAATCATTATTTCATCTTCTAAATACTTAAAATATCGCGCACTATACCAAATGTATGTCTGAAGATACTCCAAAATGGAAAGCTTCAGGAGACTGGTTTGATGTTTGCAAATGCAATATTCCCTGCCCCTGTACATTCGCTCAAGCTCCATCTTATGGAGATTGCGAAGGCATACTTGCATACCATATCAAGAATGGACACTATGGCGAAACGCCCCTTGACGGGTTGAATGTGATGATGGTAGGCGGCTTCAAAGGCAATATCTGGGCGGGGGAGGCAAAAGCAACCATGGGATTCTTTTTCGACGAGCGAGCTAATGAAAAGCAGCGAGAAGCTCTTCAGATGATATTTACCGGCAAAGCAGGTGGCTTCATGGGAGAGCTTGCCAAGGCCTTTGGAGAAGACCGTGGCACGGAATTCGTTCCGATCAAGTTTGAGATAGCAAATGACCTTGCATACTGGAGCGCAGAAGTACCGGGCAAGGTCGTTGCAAGAGGTGAAGCATTAACTGGGCCCATGACTCCACCCGGCAAACGAGTGCAGACTCTTAATGCGCCTGGAAGCGAGACTGGACCAGGTACCGTTGCAACATGGGGTAGGGCTGTGGCTGACGAAGTGGATGCTATGGGCTTCAAGTGGGACTGGAAGGGCAGATCGAGCAAGCACATTCCTTTCGACTGGACCGGCCCCTAAACATTATCATCGAGATTATGATAAACAGAGTGACATAGAAACGCCATGCGCGGAGCAGAGGGTGTGTGCTTTTCTTGGCCAACTATGTTGTCTTGAACATGCCGCTCACCTAGATCTCGCCGTCTAGCCTACAATAATTTATTTGCGTGCCATTCCTTTTCGTGAGTTGCACGTTCGACATCATTGTAGAACATCAGGTTGCAGAACCTGCACCTTACGTCCAGTTTTCTGCGCCGGGACTTGCGGCGCCTCTTGCCCCGTTTCCTTTTCTGTTTTATGTTTGAAGCGGGGAAATACGCGAGGGTATCATGCGCGGTGTCTTTTTGCGACTTTTGCGTTCTGTGTCCGTATTGCAAGGCAGAATGACGAAAGCCGTCCTTCCAGGATGCTATCCACTTTCCAAGCATGAAAGGCCAGTCGATTTGCTGGTCGTCCATTTCATGTATTTCGTCTATGAGTTTTACATAGTCGGCGGTGTCGCTGGTAGAGGCTCGAAACCCTATCGCGTCTGAAGCCAGCTTGATCGCAAACTCTGTCTCGTCAAGATTCGTCCAAAGCTGGATCATTTTCATATAAGATTGCTCTATTCGGCTATAATGAATAAATTCCCTTATTCAAGGATTCTGGCAAGTTGGCGATAAAAAGGTGAAAATTTACTGAAATTATCCTGTTTTTACTATAACTAAATGGTCAATTACCGCAAGTTATTGAGGAGAAGAATAAACCATAATTTTTTTCTAGAATGTCCTGCCGGCTATGCGAGCTGCACCATCGACAACTGCTTATTACATACATGTCCGTATACAAAATCCGTCAAATGACCGCTTCTGTAGTTGAGATTCCTTCTTGGAGGACAAAGAGCGACTACATAGAAACGTGCAACTGCGACTATGGTTGTCCCTGCAACTTTAACGGCTATCCAACATATGGCTTTTGCAGGGCGCTAGTTTTGTATCCTATAAGGGAAGGCCATTACGGAAACGACGTCAAACTTGACAACATTGATGTCGTATACGCCGCATCTTGGCCCAAAGCAATTCATGAAGGAAACGGTACGATGCAACTGTTTATCTCTGGTAATACTACACCGGAGCAAAGAAACGCAGTTGTAAACATCTTTTCAGGAAAGGCAAAAGGGGAGGGGCCCTTTTCGATCTTTGCGACAACCATAAAGTACATGCTTGAGCCCCAGTTCGTTGACATTAACGTCAAGCTGGATGGCAAGAAAAGCAGCTTCTCCGTGCCCGGAGTGCTAGATGTCCGTCTTGAGAGCTTTAAAAATCCTGTTACCTGCGAAGAGCAAGACACAAAGGTGCAGCTTCCAAAAGGTTTCGTCTGGAAAATAGCAGACGCCGCCAAGAGTTCTGTGATGAGGATAATGACGCCAAACCTTAACTTTGACGATTCGGGCAAGAACGCCTATGCCTCAACAGTAGAATACAGAGGGCAGTGAGATGATGATGACGCAGTAACGATGGAGCGAGTTGTTGCTGGCTATGGATAAAGTGCAAAAGATAATCCTTGTTTCACTTGTCTCCGTTTCAGCAGCAAGCTGGCTGACCTCCCAGACCCTTCAGAACGACATGATGATGACAATGACAACGGCGGCTATGATGCCGTCGCCTTTTGCCTCTGGAATGGGTGATGATAATAATGGATTTGGCTTGGCATCTTCTTACCTGTTTTTTGTATTGTTGTGGACCGTTGGCATGGCCGCAATGATGTTTCCTGCAATCACTCCGATGGTGTTTCTCTATAACAGACTGGCCAGCTCTGAAAAAAACAACAGCCAAGTGCAAGTGGCTCTTCAGAAAAATGATGATGCATCCCAAAAGCAAGTCTATCCCTTCAAGACCTTGCTCTTTGTTGGCGGCTATCTTGCAGTGTGGTCCCTGACAGGGTTTGTCCTGCTGCTTGGATGGTCAATGTTGACGAGCATCATGACAAGTGCAGCATCGGGGTTGTCTATTATCCAATACATCTACGGCGCCATCTTGGTTATCGCAGGGGCGTATCAATTTAGCCCGCTCAAGAACAAATGCCTCGGATACTGCGAGTCTCCCCTGAGCTTTTTCATGAGGAGGTGGAGCAGTGGCGCTACAGGAGCAGCCAAGATGGGCGTCTTTCACGGCTTGTACTGCCTGGGATGCTGCTGGCCGTACTTTTTGCTAATGGTGGCGCTTGGATGGATGAACCTGCTCTGGATGGCCCTGTTTTCGGGAATAATTTTCGGGGAAAAAGTCTGGTCAAAGAAGGGGATATGGATTGCAAGGGCTGCAGGAATTGGATTTGTGATAATTGGAATTCTGGTTATGGTTACAGGCGGATCTGCAATAATAATTTCGATGCCTACAATGATGTCTACAGGCGACGCGGCTTTTACCAATACCGCCGACATGGAGCCGTCTGCAAACATGACGCCGGCCCAAAAGATGCCGCAGATGGGATGATGACAAAGAGAAACTATGTGGAAGAAATGTGCGTCTACGGTCATTTTGCAGGCGCGGTAACGGCTCTGCAAAATAATATCGTCATCATCATCACCACTTGCGCCGTGTCCAAAAATGAAGAAAGGTGCAAGAAAGAGTCTCCATAATCGCTTAATACTGAAAATAAATATTTTCTGATGCTGTATCATCATGGGAGTACTGACCTGGATCCTTGTTGGAGTAGTGGTTCTGGCCGTGCTGGGTCTTGGAGTGCGTACGTTCCTGTCGGGACTGCAACAGGGAGTGGAAAAAATCGCCAATGCCCCAATAATAAAAGACGCTGCTGCAAAAGCAAAGCAGCTTGTATCTGAGGGAAAGGACGAACTAGAAAACAGCTTTAAAGAAGATTATCATCAAGAAGAAAATGCAATCACAAATAATTCGTAACAAGCTGGCAGGAATGCTGGCAATAGCCTCCGGCGTGCTTTTTCTTGCTTCCGGCTACCATCCAAGTACCGCTATTTATGATCTAGTTGCCGCCGGATTAAAAGAATACACTGCAAAAGATGTCTGGCAGGTCGCCATCGTGCCGCTTGGGCTGCTGGCGCTGGTTGCGCAGCTTGGCGGCATCGTCGTGATAATCGGGGGAGTGTTGTTTTTCAAAAACAGGATTACAACCGGCAAGTTCTTTGTGATGATAGGAACCGGCCAGGGAATCCTTACTATAATTCTGAGCCTTATCCTCGGCCTTGCATCAGAAGGCTCTGGTTTTCTGGGCAATTACGTCCTATGGTTCACAGGCACCGCGGCAGGAATCGGGATTATCTGCTCGATAATCTCAAGGACGATTGCAATAGCCCCTGTCAAGGCAGGGCAGCGCCGGTGACTCATGTAATTTTGCAGTATCTTTTTTGCATCCAGCAAACCTGCAACCTGTCTTAATAGACACGAATACGCACATCACAGGGCGGTATGGTTCTGGTAATTGAAGGAAAACGGATTGTCTTGCGGACTCCTGAAAAATCTGACGCCCGGTCCATCCAAGAAAACCTAAACGATAAAGAAGTCAGCAGATACACGCGCATTATTCCTTATCCGTACACGTTGCGGCATGCCCGGGATTTCATCAAAATTGCCCAGCAACAACAACAACACCGTCGCGGTGGTAGCAGTAGAGAAGAAGGCTACTCGTTTGGCATCGAGATTAAACAAACCCACAAGATCATCGGGGTAATCAGTTTGACCCGCCTAGACTGCCAGAACAGAAACGCAGAAGTCGGGTACTGGCTGGGCAAAAAGTACTGGGGCAGGGGACTGGCAAAAGAGGCTCTCCTTGGCATCCTGGACTTTGGATTTGGCGACCTGAAACTCTTTAGGATCTACGCCAATGTCATGCATCCAAACACCGCGTCTGCAAAGCTGCTGGAAAAGGCTGGATTTGAGCTTGAAGGCAGGATGCGAAAGAGCGTCTTGAAGGACGGAGAATGGCTGGACGAGTTGAGGTATTCAATGCTTGAAGAAGAGTACACCACTGGCTCGTACAGTCGGCTTGACAAATTCAAGCCGCAAGAGCGTCGATTAATTTATTACGGCGCTGGCGCCATCGCGGTTGCGATGTCATACAGGATTGACAAGGATTCGCTTGGCGAAGTCAAGGTTCCGTCTGACGCTTACTACGGCCCCTTTGCGTCG contains:
- a CDS encoding DUF2182 domain-containing protein; this translates as MQKIILVSLVSVSAASWLTSQTLQNDMMMTMTTAAMMPSPFASGMGDDNNGFGLASSYLFFVLLWTVGMAAMMFPAITPMVFLYNRLASSEKNNSQVQVALQKNDDASQKQVYPFKTLLFVGGYLAVWSLTGFVLLLGWSMLTSIMTSAASGLSIIQYIYGAILVIAGAYQFSPLKNKCLGYCESPLSFFMRRWSSGATGAAKMGVFHGLYCLGCCWPYFLLMVALGWMNLLWMALFSGIIFGEKVWSKKGIWIARAAGIGFVIIGILVMVTGGSAIIISMPTMMSTGDAAFTNTADMEPSANMTPAQKMPQMG
- a CDS encoding 50S ribosomal protein L15e, yielding MRSYMAQTWTKMWKENSDELKSKAIAWRQEPTINRIDRPSRLDRARRLGYKAKQGIIVVRVRVGRGGMRKQRPVAGRRPKHIGVVHIKQGISMRKVAERRVSEKFPNLEVMGSYYLHKDGMNIWYEVIMADPAHPAISKDREMRGKLKAFAK
- a CDS encoding hydroxyacid dehydrogenase, whose amino-acid sequence is MQVSGRVLVCDSIDQAGIDSMKRAGLAVDYKPEIKANELVATVKDYDVIVVRSRTKVTKEVIDAASSAKIIARVGVGLDNVDVKTAEAKKIRVINAPEAASVAVAELAIGLMISLARSIPRADAETKKGSWIKKDLMGTQLSGKYLGIVGVGNIGRHIGRMAKALHMNLIGYDPYPINKEFISETGMIVTDFNTLLESADYITCHVPSTPETKHMFNAERLAKMKPTAYLVNTSRGEIIDENALYEALKNGKLAGAALDVFEVEPPTNKLLLGLPNLVCTPHIGAQTKEGQELASTVIAEKIIQILRGVI
- a CDS encoding DUF1326 domain-containing protein, with protein sequence MTASVVEIPSWRTKSDYIETCNCDYGCPCNFNGYPTYGFCRALVLYPIREGHYGNDVKLDNIDVVYAASWPKAIHEGNGTMQLFISGNTTPEQRNAVVNIFSGKAKGEGPFSIFATTIKYMLEPQFVDINVKLDGKKSSFSVPGVLDVRLESFKNPVTCEEQDTKVQLPKGFVWKIADAAKSSVMRIMTPNLNFDDSGKNAYASTVEYRGQ
- a CDS encoding DUF1326 domain-containing protein — translated: MSEDTPKWKASGDWFDVCKCNIPCPCTFAQAPSYGDCEGILAYHIKNGHYGETPLDGLNVMMVGGFKGNIWAGEAKATMGFFFDERANEKQREALQMIFTGKAGGFMGELAKAFGEDRGTEFVPIKFEIANDLAYWSAEVPGKVVARGEALTGPMTPPGKRVQTLNAPGSETGPGTVATWGRAVADEVDAMGFKWDWKGRSSKHIPFDWTGP
- a CDS encoding RNA-guided endonuclease InsQ/TnpB family protein — its product is MMRNYKFRLYPTFQQESKLVNALQTCNWVYNRLIQLKPYSRNELNYALTELKETEPWLYNYHSKMLQMISTRITAEHNSLKALRKKGCKVGSFASIERASYNSFTYNQSGFKIEKRGKTDLLWLSKIGCTEIRLHRKLADIKQVTVFRRNEKWYAIITCDIAKSTFCFIDPRKSVGIDLGITKFAHDSNNRIVDNPLFLTSMAKPLRRAQRQLSRREKGGHNYQKAKSRVARLHERIRNKRQDFLHKESYHYSKEYDLIFVERLHTCNLARNRHTAKRILDSGWSTFRQFLAYKGKMVMEIDPYNTTVDCSQCGNKVQKDLAVRIHCCDRCGLVIDRDYNASLNILQKGLLQLPQGLREVTPVEILCGSMKQEMLTGCDGKYPHVII